A DNA window from Camelina sativa cultivar DH55 chromosome 17, Cs, whole genome shotgun sequence contains the following coding sequences:
- the LOC104758949 gene encoding F-box protein VBF: MMLPEACVANILAFTSPADVLSSSEVSSVFRLAGDSDFVWEKFLPSGYKGLLSQSTDHHQSFLSKKEIYRCFCDSILIDNARKLFKINKFSGKISYILSARDMSITHSDHSSYWSWSNVSDSRFSESAELITTDRLEIIGKIQTGVLSPNTRYGAYLIMKVTKGAYGLDLVPAETSVKSKNGQDSNSATYLCCLDEKKQQMKRLFYGNREERMATTVEAVSGDGKRREPKGRDDGWMEIELGEFETREGEDDEIIMSLTEVKGYQLKGGIVIDGIEVRPESLN, from the exons atgatgttacCAGAAGCATGCGTAGCCAATATTCTTGCCTTCACTTCTCCAGCAGATGTATTATCGTCGTCGGAGGTCTCTTCGGTTTTCCGGTTAGCCGGAGACTCCGACTTCGTATGGGAAAAATTTCTACCTTCCGGTTACAAAGGCCTACTCTCTCAATCTACTGACCATCATCAAAGTTTCTTGTCGAAAAAGGAGATTTATCGATGTTTCTGCGATTCCATTCTCATCGACAATGCTCGAAAG CTATTCAAGATCAATAAATTTTCGGGGAAAATTTCCTACATTTTATCAGCAAGAGATATGTCCATAACTCATAGTGACCATTCATCTTACTGGTCTTGGAGCAATGTCTCAGATTCTag attttcaGAGTCAGCCGAACTTATAACAACTGATCGATTGGAAATCATTGGTAAAATCCAAACCGGAGTTTTATCACCGAACACAAGATACGGAGCATATCTGATAATGAAAGTAACCAAAGGCGCTTACGGACTAGACCTAGTTCCGGCGGAGACTTCAGTTAAATCCAAGAATGGTCAAGATAGTAATAGTGCAACTTATCTATGTTGCTTGGatgagaagaaacaacaaatgaaGCGGCTGTTTTACGGAAACCGAGAAGAGCGAATGGCCACGACAGTTGAGGCGGTTAGCGGGGACGGGAAAAGGAGAGAGCCGAAAGGTAGAGACGACGGGTGGATGGAGATTGAGTTAGGAGAGTTTGAGACacgagaaggagaagatgatgagatcaTTATGAGTCTCACGGAGGTAAAAGGGTATCAACTAAAAGGTGGCATTGTGATCGATGGTATTGAAGTCAGACCTGAATCCCTGAACTAA
- the LOC104758951 gene encoding F-box protein VBF-like yields MLLPEACVANILAFTSPADTFSSSEVSSVFRLAGDSDFVWERFLPSGYKSLLSQSTDHHQSFLSKKEIYRCFCDSILIDNARKLFKINKITGKISYILSARDISITHSDHSSYWSWSHVSDFRFSESAELITTDRLEVKGKIQTGFLSPNTKYGAYVIMKVTKGAYGLDLVPAETSVNSKNGQISKSATYLSCLDEKKQQMKRLFYGNREERIAMNVEAVGGDGKRREPKGRDDVWMEIELGEFETREGENDEVIMSLTEVKGYQLKGGIVIDGIEVRPKSLD; encoded by the exons atgttgttaCCAGAAGCATGCGTAGCCAATATTCTTGCCTTCACATCTCCGGCGGATACATTCTCATCGTCAGAAGTCTCTTCAGTTTTCCGGTTAGCCGGAGACTCCGACTTCGTATGGGAAAGATTTCTTCCTTCCGGTTACAAAAGCCTACTCTCTCAATCTACTGACCATCATCAAAGTTTCTTGTCTAAAAAGGAGATTTATCGATGTTTCTGCGATTCCATTCTCATCGACAATGCTCGAAAG CTGTTCAAGATCAATAAGATTACCGGGAAGATTTCATACATTTTATCAGCACGAGATATTTCCATAACTCATAGTGACCATTCATCTTACTGGTCTTGGAGCCATGTCTCAG atttcaGATTTTCGGAGTCAGCTGAACTTATAACAACCGATCGATTAGAAGTCAAGGGTAAAATCCAAACCGGATTTTTATCACCAAACACAAAATACGGAGCATATGTCATAATGAAAGTAACTAAAGGCGCTTACGGACTAGACCTAGTTCCGGCGGAGACTTCGGTTAATTCCAAGAATGGTCAAATTAGTAAGAGTGCAACTTATCTAAGTTGCTTGGatgagaagaaacaacaaatgaaGCGACTGTTTTACGGAAACCGAGAAGAGCGAATCGCCATGAACGTGGAGGCGGTGGGTGGGGACGGGAAAAGGAGAGAGCCAAAAGGTAGAGACGACGTTTGGATGGAGATTGAGTTAGGAGAGTTTGAGACACGAGAAGGAGAAAATGATGAGGTCATTATGAGTCTCACGGAGGTGAAAGGATATCAACTCAAAGGTGGCATTGTGATAGATGGTATTGAAGTGAGGCCTAAATCACTGGATTAG
- the LOC104758952 gene encoding defensin-like protein 46: MCSTKALVICFLVIILAVSLSNNNVLASDGRIKNFDVDHCDTRCYGKDECMNYCIQAGFRSGECGSLCIPCPIKCCCQK; the protein is encoded by the exons ATGTGTAGTACTAAAGCTTTGGTGATTTGTTTCCTTGTAATAATACTTGCAGTTTCGTTGTCTAACAATAACGTTTTGGCTTCAG ATGGACGGATCAAGAATTTTGATGTTGACCATTGCGATACTCGGTGTTACGGAAAGGATGAATGTATGAACTACTGTATTCAAGCTGGATTTAGAAGTGGAGAATGTGGTTCTCTTTGTATTCCATGTCCTATCAAATGTTGTTGCCAAAAGTAG
- the LOC104758953 gene encoding CST complex subunit TEN1-like isoform X2: MADSQMGPGAPITLQELYPSSPFYKEAVSLRVTGMLRGYSVETAIGVIEDGGRSLKINTQNLRDVSFRVGSIYQFIGELHIEQSNNEARTGRNVDGIDMNLYRKTVELLRQFLKEEGNSNMVE; this comes from the exons ATGGCGGATTCTCAAATGGGACCTGGTGCTCCCATTACTCTACAAGAGTTGTACCCTTCTTCTCCGTTTTACAAGGAAGCTGTTTCACTCAGAGTTACAGGAAT GTTGAGAGGATACTCAGTTGAAACAGCTATAGGAGTTATTGAAGATGGAGGGAGAAGTCTCAAAATCAATACTCAAAACCTAAGAGATGTTAGTTTCAGGGTTGGTTCAATCTACCAGTTCATTGGAGAGTTACACATTGAACAATCTAATAATGAG GCTCGAACAGGAAGAAATGTGGATGGAATCGATATGAACCTCTACCGTAAGACAGTTGAACTCCTAAGACAATTTCTAAAAGAAGAAGGCAACAGCAATATGGTTGAATGA
- the LOC104758953 gene encoding CST complex subunit TEN1-like isoform X1: protein MADSQMGPGAPITLQELYPSSPFYKEAVSLRVTGMLRGYSVETAIGVIEDGGRSLKINTQNLRDVSFRVGSIYQFIGELHIEQSNNEAILQARTGRNVDGIDMNLYRKTVELLRQFLKEEGNSNMVE from the exons ATGGCGGATTCTCAAATGGGACCTGGTGCTCCCATTACTCTACAAGAGTTGTACCCTTCTTCTCCGTTTTACAAGGAAGCTGTTTCACTCAGAGTTACAGGAAT GTTGAGAGGATACTCAGTTGAAACAGCTATAGGAGTTATTGAAGATGGAGGGAGAAGTCTCAAAATCAATACTCAAAACCTAAGAGATGTTAGTTTCAGGGTTGGTTCAATCTACCAGTTCATTGGAGAGTTACACATTGAACAATCTAATAATGAG GCGATCTTGCAGGCTCGAACAGGAAGAAATGTGGATGGAATCGATATGAACCTCTACCGTAAGACAGTTGAACTCCTAAGACAATTTCTAAAAGAAGAAGGCAACAGCAATATGGTTGAATGA